The Nocardioides campestrisoli genome includes a window with the following:
- a CDS encoding metal-sensitive transcriptional regulator encodes MDLEPTDIKAIITRMKRAHGHLGSVIRMMEEGSDCESVLTQLAAVNKALSRAGYAVVATGLQQCLQDSEEGLEDVDVKKMEKLFLALA; translated from the coding sequence ATGGACCTCGAGCCGACCGACATCAAGGCGATCATCACGCGCATGAAGCGCGCCCACGGACACCTGGGCAGCGTCATCCGGATGATGGAGGAGGGCTCGGACTGCGAGTCGGTGCTGACCCAGCTCGCCGCAGTCAACAAGGCGCTCTCCCGCGCGGGCTACGCCGTCGTGGCGACCGGCCTGCAGCAGTGTCTGCAGGACAGCGAGGAGGGGCTGGAGGACGTGGACGTCAAGAAGATGGAGAAGCTGTTCCTCGCGCTCGCCTGA
- a CDS encoding MFS transporter, whose translation MTTSVAAGAATPTRRTGPIILVLALCGTAVSLMQTLVVPLLPDFPRLLDTSADNASWLVTVTLLTSAVATPILSKLADMYGKRRMIVVSLLALLAGSLLGAASDTLTVLIVARALQGFAPALIPIGISTMRDALPPERIGGAVALMSTTLGIGGAVGLPLSGIIYEAFGWQAVFWGSVAMSLLMIALVLAVVPESTVRAPGAFDWVGAVLMSIALTSLLLAISKGGQWGWTSQWTLLSFVLAVLVFGLWVPWELRTGQPLVDLRTSVRRPVLLTNVASLLAGFAMFANLLVAVQQLQFPEASGVGFGLGVTEAGLAMLPGGLLMIIVSPFSASITRRFGARTTLVAGLSVTGLGYLLRVLLDSNVLELLIGVGVVSVGVAISFAAMPVLIMQSVPITETAAANGLNTVVRALGTSTCSATVAAVLAAGTVTVGGQVFPSEGALHATSWLAAGAAFLGAGVALLIPARIAPAVAPSADPGRGQVAAGEVSAVRRDVVRRGEAGAEVVVRGRVCQADGRPARLAVVSVLERTGRQVDWARADNDGRWSVVLPGAGEYLVICAAEGWAPRSELRHLDPQEPATIQLEERLTVAGVVSRGGWPVEGALVVLTDDSGESVCATRTDEGGHYELDLPPLGRYVLTALDPELGVAESEEVVISAQRRRFHVVMAEAPAATETAAFGASEVASEAMSEVRRARGTASPSS comes from the coding sequence GTGACCACCTCCGTGGCGGCCGGCGCCGCGACACCGACGCGGCGCACCGGGCCGATCATCCTGGTGCTCGCGCTGTGCGGCACCGCGGTCTCGCTCATGCAGACCCTGGTGGTCCCGCTGCTCCCGGACTTCCCGCGACTGCTGGACACGAGCGCCGACAACGCCTCGTGGCTGGTCACGGTCACCCTGCTCACCTCCGCGGTGGCCACCCCGATCCTGTCCAAGCTCGCGGACATGTACGGCAAACGCCGGATGATCGTGGTCTCCCTGCTCGCCCTGCTCGCGGGCTCCTTGCTCGGGGCTGCCAGTGACACCCTCACGGTGCTGATCGTCGCCCGCGCCCTCCAGGGGTTCGCCCCCGCCCTGATCCCGATCGGCATCTCCACGATGCGCGACGCGCTCCCGCCCGAGCGGATCGGCGGCGCGGTGGCCCTGATGAGCACAACGCTGGGGATCGGCGGCGCGGTCGGGCTGCCGCTGTCGGGGATCATCTACGAGGCGTTCGGCTGGCAGGCCGTCTTCTGGGGATCGGTGGCGATGTCGCTGCTGATGATCGCCCTCGTGCTCGCCGTCGTCCCCGAGTCGACGGTCCGGGCGCCCGGCGCCTTCGACTGGGTCGGCGCGGTGCTCATGTCGATCGCGCTCACCTCGCTCCTGCTGGCGATCTCCAAGGGCGGACAGTGGGGGTGGACCTCGCAGTGGACGCTGCTCTCGTTCGTCCTCGCGGTCCTCGTCTTCGGGCTCTGGGTGCCGTGGGAGCTGCGGACCGGCCAGCCGCTGGTGGACCTGCGGACCTCCGTGCGTCGCCCCGTGCTGCTGACCAACGTCGCCTCCCTGCTCGCGGGCTTCGCGATGTTCGCCAACCTGCTGGTGGCGGTGCAGCAGCTGCAGTTCCCCGAGGCCAGCGGTGTCGGCTTCGGGCTCGGAGTGACCGAGGCCGGGTTGGCGATGCTGCCCGGCGGCCTGCTGATGATCATCGTCTCGCCCTTCTCCGCCTCGATCACCCGCCGGTTCGGCGCCCGCACGACGCTGGTGGCCGGACTGTCGGTGACGGGCCTGGGCTACCTGCTCCGGGTGCTGCTCGACTCCAACGTGCTCGAGCTGCTGATCGGCGTGGGCGTCGTCTCGGTGGGGGTCGCCATATCGTTCGCCGCGATGCCCGTGCTGATCATGCAGTCGGTGCCGATCACCGAGACGGCGGCCGCCAACGGCCTCAACACGGTGGTGCGTGCGCTGGGCACCTCCACCTGCTCGGCGACGGTCGCGGCAGTGCTCGCGGCCGGCACGGTCACCGTCGGCGGCCAGGTATTCCCCAGCGAGGGAGCGCTGCACGCCACCAGCTGGCTGGCGGCAGGCGCGGCGTTCCTGGGTGCGGGCGTCGCCCTGCTGATCCCGGCCAGGATCGCTCCGGCGGTCGCGCCCTCCGCCGACCCGGGTCGCGGCCAGGTGGCCGCGGGCGAGGTCTCCGCGGTCCGGCGTGACGTCGTACGCCGGGGCGAGGCCGGCGCCGAGGTGGTCGTCCGCGGACGGGTCTGCCAGGCCGACGGGCGCCCCGCCCGGCTGGCAGTGGTCTCGGTGCTGGAGCGCACCGGGCGCCAGGTCGACTGGGCCCGCGCCGACAACGACGGCCGCTGGTCGGTGGTGCTGCCCGGCGCGGGGGAGTACCTGGTGATCTGCGCCGCCGAGGGCTGGGCGCCGCGCTCGGAGCTGAGGCACCTCGACCCGCAGGAGCCGGCGACGATCCAGCTGGAGGAACGGCTCACCGTGGCCGGCGTCGTCTCCCGCGGCGGCTGGCCGGTCGAGGGAGCGCTCGTGGTGCTCACCGACGACTCGGGAGAGTCGGTCTGCGCGACGCGGACCGACGAGGGCGGGCACTACGAGCTCGACCTGCCCCCGCTGGGTCGCTACGTCCTGACCGCCCTGGACCCCGAGCTCGGCGTGGCGGAGTCCGAGGAGGTCGTGATCAGCGCGCAGCGCCGACGCTTCCACGTGGTCATGGCGGAGGCCCCCGCGGCCACCGAGACCGCGGCGTTCGGGGCTTCCGAGGTGGCGTCCGAGGCGATGTCCGAGGTCAGGCGAGCGCGAGGAACAGCTTCTCCATCTTCTTGA
- the ctlX gene encoding citrulline utilization hydrolase CtlX, giving the protein MSAQAPSAVILVRAERFVPNPATAADNAFQAEAPVDQPDELTSARALAEMDLLADALRGVGVRVHVFADPDHTRPDSVFPNNWLSTHAGGSVAVYPMYASNRRHERRADVLEMLKSEYRVQTIVDYSGLEPDGIFLEGTGAMVLDHVSRVAYTARSHRADTHVLERFCTDFGYEPMAFDAVDSAGVPVYHTNVIGCVGTEVALFALEMIPDEPRREEVRERLSVNGRQVVELTEAQVREFAGNAVELCGRTAQGRRRYVMAMSERARRSLRPDQVAAIEESCEIVAVDIPTIELAGGSVRCMIAGVHLDRRPASGHELTEAVEAINEDAPATADGQDVAMAEVGA; this is encoded by the coding sequence GTGAGCGCACAGGCACCTTCCGCCGTCATCCTGGTCCGAGCCGAGAGGTTCGTGCCCAACCCGGCGACCGCGGCGGACAACGCCTTCCAGGCCGAGGCGCCGGTGGACCAGCCCGACGAGCTGACCTCGGCCCGGGCGCTGGCCGAGATGGACCTCCTGGCCGACGCGCTGCGCGGCGTGGGGGTGCGGGTGCACGTCTTCGCCGACCCCGACCACACCCGGCCGGACAGTGTCTTCCCCAACAACTGGCTCTCCACCCACGCCGGCGGCAGTGTCGCGGTCTACCCGATGTACGCCTCGAACCGGCGGCACGAGCGCCGGGCCGACGTGCTGGAGATGCTCAAGTCCGAGTACCGCGTGCAGACGATCGTCGACTACTCAGGCCTGGAGCCCGACGGCATCTTCCTGGAGGGCACGGGCGCGATGGTGCTCGACCACGTCTCCCGCGTCGCCTACACCGCGCGCAGCCATCGCGCCGACACCCACGTGCTGGAGCGGTTCTGCACGGACTTCGGCTACGAGCCGATGGCCTTCGACGCCGTGGACTCCGCGGGCGTGCCGGTCTACCACACCAACGTCATCGGCTGCGTCGGCACCGAGGTCGCGCTCTTCGCGCTGGAGATGATCCCGGACGAGCCGCGGCGCGAGGAGGTCCGCGAGCGGCTCTCGGTCAACGGGCGCCAGGTCGTCGAGCTCACCGAGGCCCAGGTGCGCGAGTTCGCCGGCAACGCCGTGGAGCTCTGCGGGCGTACGGCGCAGGGGCGCCGCCGCTACGTGATGGCGATGTCCGAGCGGGCACGGCGGAGCCTGCGCCCCGACCAGGTCGCGGCGATCGAGGAGTCGTGCGAGATCGTCGCGGTCGACATCCCGACGATCGAGCTGGCCGGGGGATCGGTGCGGTGCATGATCGCCGGGGTTCACCTGGACCGACGGCCCGCCTCCGGGCACGAGCTCACCGAGGCGGTGGAGGCGATCAACGAGGACGCCCCGGCCACCGCCGACGGCCAGGACGTCGCGATGGCCGAGGTGGGGGCGTGA
- a CDS encoding Gfo/Idh/MocA family protein → MERLRVGVAGTSHWAREVHVPGVAAAEHVDLVAVWGRDPGRREPLARQHGVVACTSFEELVDRVDVVTFAVPPQVQPGLAVVAARAGRHLLLEKPVAVSVREAAAVQEAVREGGGRAMVFFTRRLVPEVERFVEQARGREWSRATVRAHSDVMVTQSPYRDSQWRGGPRAALWDLAPHALSVLLPVLGPVRQVTAAQHGRTVVLTVQHAGGAQAEISVSLHADSPADEIRLHADGSEAALVAPTYDGRAAFVRALDRLAALIRDPDREDPLSLDLGVEVTRVLEAAEQSLLGSGA, encoded by the coding sequence ATGGAACGGCTTCGGGTCGGGGTGGCAGGGACGTCGCACTGGGCGCGTGAGGTGCACGTCCCAGGCGTGGCCGCCGCCGAGCACGTCGACCTGGTCGCGGTGTGGGGACGCGACCCCGGGCGGCGCGAGCCGCTGGCACGCCAGCACGGCGTGGTCGCCTGCACCTCCTTCGAGGAGCTGGTCGACCGGGTCGACGTGGTGACCTTCGCCGTGCCGCCGCAGGTGCAGCCCGGCCTCGCGGTGGTGGCCGCGCGGGCCGGGAGGCACCTGCTCCTGGAGAAGCCGGTCGCCGTCTCGGTGCGTGAGGCCGCTGCCGTCCAGGAGGCGGTGCGCGAGGGAGGTGGGCGGGCGATGGTCTTCTTCACCCGTCGGCTCGTGCCGGAGGTCGAGCGGTTCGTCGAGCAGGCCCGTGGCCGGGAGTGGAGCCGGGCCACGGTCCGTGCCCACAGCGACGTGATGGTCACGCAGTCGCCGTACCGGGACTCGCAGTGGCGCGGCGGGCCACGGGCTGCCCTGTGGGACCTGGCACCGCACGCGCTCTCGGTCCTGCTCCCCGTGCTGGGTCCGGTCCGGCAGGTCACTGCGGCGCAGCACGGACGGACCGTGGTGCTGACCGTCCAGCACGCCGGGGGCGCGCAGGCCGAGATCTCGGTGTCGTTGCACGCCGACAGCCCGGCGGACGAGATCCGGCTGCATGCCGACGGCTCCGAGGCTGCCCTCGTCGCACCCACCTACGACGGGAGAGCGGCCTTCGTCCGTGCCCTGGACCGGTTGGCGGCGCTGATCCGGGACCCGGACCGCGAGGATCCGCTCTCCCTCGACCTCGGGGTCGAGGTCACCCGGGTGCTGGAGGCGGCCGAGCAGTCCCTGCTCGGCTCCGGGGCCTGA
- a CDS encoding lipase family protein, whose product MTLRALIARLSAVVALTLVTLVPGPAQAEEPIPPFYQAPATLPAANGDLIRSENLDILINPSKLFGVRSTATRVLYRSTDRTGAPMAVSGSVIVPEKAWAGPGRRPVIGYAVGTQGIGDSCAPSRLFSELLEYESIFMSGLLARGYAIAMTDYEGLGTAGPHTYMDRKSQGHAVLDIVRAAQRLPGSGLSTANPVAFYGYSQGGAGAASAGELAGSYAPELKVKGTVAGAVPADLRALPGAIDGSLYSEFTWYAIAGLSASYDLDITTYLNADGKEMFAQMQDNCVFDLFGSAFTQSSDYTADGASLGQLIEREPFRTMIDDQRIGRIRPSAPVLVTHSLLDDVVPHRVGKQMVRDWCDRGASVRLSTNATPLHVGGMLNNATEVYGFLEARFAGVPAASSCWRL is encoded by the coding sequence GTGACATTGCGTGCCCTGATCGCCCGGCTGAGCGCCGTGGTAGCCCTGACCCTGGTGACGCTGGTGCCAGGCCCCGCGCAGGCGGAGGAGCCCATCCCGCCCTTCTACCAGGCGCCCGCGACGCTCCCCGCGGCCAACGGCGACCTGATCCGCAGCGAGAACCTCGACATCCTGATCAACCCCTCCAAGCTCTTCGGGGTGCGGTCCACCGCCACCCGGGTGCTCTACCGCTCCACCGACCGTACCGGAGCCCCGATGGCGGTCTCCGGCTCGGTGATCGTCCCGGAGAAGGCGTGGGCCGGACCCGGGCGGCGACCGGTGATCGGCTACGCCGTCGGCACCCAGGGGATCGGGGACAGCTGCGCCCCGTCGCGGCTCTTCAGCGAGCTGCTGGAGTACGAGTCGATCTTCATGTCGGGTCTGCTGGCCCGCGGCTACGCCATCGCGATGACCGACTACGAGGGCCTCGGCACCGCCGGGCCGCACACCTACATGGACCGCAAGTCCCAGGGGCACGCGGTGCTGGACATCGTCCGGGCCGCCCAGCGGCTGCCCGGCAGCGGGCTCTCGACCGCCAACCCGGTGGCGTTCTACGGCTACTCGCAGGGCGGTGCGGGGGCCGCGTCGGCCGGTGAGCTCGCCGGGTCGTACGCCCCCGAGCTGAAGGTGAAGGGCACCGTGGCCGGCGCCGTCCCGGCCGACCTCCGGGCGCTGCCCGGCGCGATCGACGGCAGTCTCTACTCCGAGTTCACCTGGTACGCGATCGCCGGGCTCTCGGCCAGCTACGACCTGGACATCACCACCTACCTGAACGCGGACGGCAAGGAGATGTTCGCCCAGATGCAGGACAACTGCGTCTTCGACCTGTTCGGCTCGGCGTTCACCCAGTCGTCGGACTACACCGCCGACGGCGCCTCGCTCGGCCAGCTGATCGAGCGCGAGCCCTTCCGGACGATGATCGACGACCAGCGCATCGGGCGGATCCGCCCCAGCGCGCCGGTGCTGGTCACCCACAGCCTGCTCGACGACGTGGTGCCCCACCGGGTCGGCAAGCAGATGGTCCGCGACTGGTGCGACCGCGGCGCCTCGGTGCGGCTGAGCACCAACGCCACCCCGCTGCACGTGGGCGGCATGCTCAACAACGCCACCGAGGTCTACGGCTTCCTGGAGGCCCGGTTCGCCGGCGTGCCGGCCGCCTCCTCCTGCTGGCGGCTCTGA
- a CDS encoding TerC family protein, translating into MDVSPVIWGVTIVAILGLLAFDFFFHVRKAHVPTLREAAFWSALYVGIAIVFGFLMLAFGGGTVGSEYFAGYITEKALSVDNLFVFLIIMSSFRVPREDQQKVLLFGIVFALIARTGFILLGAALINQFAWIFYLFGLILLLTAGNLLKKDDEEDEEANNFIIRLARKVFHTTDFYDGDKLFTIENGKKVMTPMLLVMVAIGGTDILFALDSIPAIFGLTQNTYIVFTATAFSLLGLRQLYFLIDGLLDRLIYLSYGLAAILAFIGVKLILHALHENNLPFINGGEHVKVVEVGIGLSLTVIVGVLAITVIASLVSPAGKAQNAIANARRHAAAYLDSEYTHDPAERERIYRALEAEREQIRQLGPKYQEKARQERPLMELLDQVKASHDSAIDRGDAPPRS; encoded by the coding sequence ATGGACGTGAGCCCAGTGATCTGGGGCGTGACCATCGTCGCCATCCTGGGGCTGTTGGCCTTCGACTTCTTCTTCCACGTCCGCAAGGCACACGTGCCGACGCTGCGGGAGGCCGCCTTCTGGTCGGCCCTCTACGTCGGCATCGCGATCGTCTTCGGGTTCCTCATGCTGGCATTCGGTGGGGGCACGGTCGGGTCTGAGTACTTCGCCGGGTACATCACCGAGAAGGCGTTGTCGGTCGACAACCTGTTCGTCTTCCTCATCATCATGTCGAGCTTCCGGGTTCCCCGGGAGGACCAGCAGAAGGTCCTGCTCTTCGGCATCGTGTTCGCGCTGATCGCCCGCACCGGCTTCATCCTGCTGGGCGCCGCGCTGATCAACCAGTTCGCCTGGATCTTCTACCTCTTCGGCCTGATCCTGCTGCTCACCGCAGGCAACCTGCTCAAGAAGGACGACGAGGAGGACGAGGAGGCCAACAACTTCATCATCCGGCTGGCCCGGAAGGTCTTCCACACCACCGACTTCTACGACGGCGACAAGCTGTTCACCATCGAGAACGGCAAGAAGGTCATGACCCCGATGCTGCTGGTCATGGTGGCCATCGGCGGCACGGACATCCTCTTCGCCCTCGACTCGATCCCGGCCATCTTCGGTCTCACCCAGAACACCTACATCGTCTTCACCGCGACGGCCTTCTCGCTGCTGGGCCTGCGCCAGCTCTACTTCCTGATCGACGGCCTGCTCGACCGGCTCATCTACCTCTCCTACGGCCTCGCGGCGATCCTCGCCTTCATCGGCGTCAAGCTGATCCTGCACGCGCTGCACGAGAACAACCTGCCGTTCATCAACGGCGGCGAGCACGTCAAGGTCGTCGAGGTCGGGATCGGCCTCTCCCTCACAGTGATCGTCGGCGTCCTGGCGATCACCGTCATCGCCTCCCTGGTCAGCCCGGCGGGCAAGGCCCAGAACGCGATCGCCAACGCGCGTCGGCACGCCGCGGCGTACCTGGACTCCGAGTACACCCACGACCCGGCCGAGCGCGAGCGGATCTACCGGGCGCTGGAGGCCGAGCGTGAGCAGATCCGCCAGCTGGGCCCGAAGTACCAGGAGAAGGCCCGCCAGGAGCGTCCGCTGATGGAGCTGCTCGACCAGGTCAAGGCCAGCCACGACAGCGCGATCGACCGGGGCGACGCGCCGCCGCGGTCCTGA
- a CDS encoding DoxX family protein: MLTFAGVSHLTTARDEFQAQVPDWFPVDPDVVVVVSGVAEVGLGLGLLALEKPRVAVGLATATFFVVIFPGNIAQYAEGTDAFGLDTDRKRFVRLFFQPLLVAWAAWSTGAWRALRAARQDRD; this comes from the coding sequence ATGCTCACCTTCGCCGGCGTCTCCCACCTGACCACGGCCCGGGACGAGTTCCAGGCACAGGTGCCCGACTGGTTCCCCGTCGACCCCGACGTGGTGGTGGTGGTCTCCGGCGTCGCCGAGGTCGGCCTCGGTCTCGGGCTGCTCGCGCTGGAGAAGCCGCGGGTCGCCGTCGGTCTCGCGACGGCCACCTTCTTCGTGGTCATCTTCCCGGGCAACATCGCCCAGTACGCCGAGGGCACCGACGCGTTCGGGCTCGACACGGACCGCAAGCGGTTCGTCCGGCTCTTCTTCCAGCCGCTGCTGGTGGCGTGGGCCGCGTGGTCGACCGGTGCCTGGCGGGCGCTGCGCGCGGCCCGGCAGGACCGCGACTGA
- a CDS encoding bifunctional [glutamine synthetase] adenylyltransferase/[glutamine synthetase]-adenylyl-L-tyrosine phosphorylase: protein MRSDLGSGPLIRAGFQDVTRAQEGLVALGDHAAALLAPLAGSADPDLALASLVRLVEATDDPDATLVELSEDEGTTMRLVAVLGASEALGDHLVRHPAQWRELADSRLGCTRPAAWWLRAQLLAAVGADPEDPDPVSRLDDAVAVDALRVEYRRLLLRLAARDLAHHQGVDDLAAELSDLAAGTLDAALAIARARVGEDAATVRLAVVAMGKCGGHELNYVSDVDVIFVHEPRPGVDEVAATRAATQLASHLMKVCSDTTREGTIWPVDAALRPEGKAGPLTRTLASHQGYYERWAKTWEFQALLKARPVAGDLELGRRFVELVEPLVWSVAEREGFVADVQAMRRRVLDHIPSKDAERQLKLGSGGLRDVEFAVQLLQLVHGRADASLRVPTTLSALAELTRGGYVGREDGETLHQAYSFLRTLEHRIQLFRLQRIQVVPTDEADLRRLGRSLGFTKKPLERLEQTWRHHRREVRRLHEKLFYRPLLEAVARIPGSDARLTTAQAQERLAALGYADPQAALRHLEALTSGVSRSSSIQRTLLPVMLQWFADSPDPDAGLFGFRRISESLGDSPWYLSHLRDEGQVAFRLARVLSTSAYATDLLEREPQGVRMLAGDLVPLTAETLTAEMLATAGRQGSPEDAVRAVRAIRRRELLRIAVGDLLGEIDVADVGRALGRLTDATLEATLAVAARQGCEQRELSEPPARMAVVAMGRYGGFELSYGSDADVMFVYEPVPGADGRTAAVWAQGVANEIRRLLALPGTDPALEVDAGLRPEGRQGPLVRTLDSYAAYYAKWSQVWEAQALLRADAVVGDRDLRDRFTALIDPLRFPADGLGDDDVLEVRRIKARVDAERLPRGADPRTHLKLGRGGLADIEWTVQLLQLRYAGTEPTLRTPETLKALEAARDAGLLTPEDAETLLTAWRLVSRVRNAATLVRGRPVDQIPQDAREKAALTSVLGYEPGESDRMVNDYLRATRHAHAVVERVFWD from the coding sequence ATGCGTAGCGACCTCGGCTCCGGACCACTGATCCGCGCCGGGTTCCAGGACGTCACCCGGGCGCAGGAGGGCCTGGTCGCCCTGGGCGACCATGCGGCCGCGCTGCTCGCGCCACTGGCCGGGTCGGCGGACCCGGACCTGGCGCTCGCGTCCCTGGTCCGCCTGGTCGAGGCCACCGACGACCCGGACGCCACCCTGGTCGAGCTCAGCGAGGACGAGGGCACCACCATGCGCCTGGTCGCGGTGCTCGGGGCCAGCGAGGCTCTCGGCGACCACCTCGTCCGCCACCCGGCGCAGTGGCGCGAGCTGGCCGACTCCCGCCTCGGCTGCACCCGCCCGGCGGCCTGGTGGCTGCGCGCCCAGCTGCTGGCCGCCGTGGGTGCGGACCCCGAGGACCCGGACCCGGTCTCGCGGCTCGACGACGCCGTGGCCGTCGACGCGCTCCGGGTGGAGTACCGCCGGCTCCTGCTGCGCCTGGCCGCCCGCGACCTCGCCCACCACCAAGGTGTCGACGACCTGGCCGCCGAGCTCTCCGACCTGGCGGCCGGCACCCTGGACGCCGCACTGGCGATCGCCCGGGCCCGGGTCGGCGAGGACGCCGCGACGGTGCGGCTCGCGGTGGTCGCGATGGGCAAGTGCGGCGGCCACGAGCTCAACTACGTCTCCGACGTCGATGTGATCTTCGTGCACGAGCCGCGCCCCGGGGTCGACGAGGTGGCCGCCACCAGGGCCGCCACCCAGCTGGCCTCGCACCTGATGAAGGTCTGCTCCGACACCACCCGCGAGGGCACCATCTGGCCGGTCGACGCGGCGCTGCGACCCGAGGGCAAGGCGGGCCCGCTGACCCGGACCCTCGCCAGCCACCAGGGCTACTACGAGCGCTGGGCCAAGACGTGGGAGTTCCAGGCGCTGCTCAAGGCCCGCCCGGTCGCGGGCGACCTCGAGCTCGGCCGACGCTTCGTCGAGCTGGTCGAGCCGCTGGTCTGGTCGGTCGCCGAGCGCGAGGGGTTCGTGGCCGACGTGCAGGCCATGCGCCGCCGGGTGCTCGACCACATCCCGTCCAAGGACGCCGAGCGTCAGCTCAAGCTCGGCTCCGGCGGGCTGCGCGACGTCGAGTTCGCCGTCCAGCTGCTCCAGCTCGTGCACGGTCGCGCGGACGCCTCGCTGCGGGTGCCCACCACCCTGAGCGCCCTGGCCGAGCTCACCCGGGGCGGCTACGTCGGGCGGGAGGACGGGGAGACGCTGCACCAGGCGTACTCCTTCCTGCGCACCCTCGAGCACCGGATCCAGCTCTTCCGGCTCCAACGGATCCAGGTCGTGCCCACCGACGAGGCCGACCTGCGACGGCTGGGGCGGTCCCTGGGGTTCACGAAGAAGCCGCTCGAGCGGCTGGAGCAGACCTGGCGGCACCACCGGCGTGAGGTGCGCAGGCTGCACGAGAAGCTCTTCTACCGCCCGCTGCTCGAGGCGGTGGCCCGCATCCCCGGCTCCGACGCGCGACTCACCACGGCCCAGGCGCAGGAGCGGCTGGCGGCCCTGGGCTATGCCGACCCGCAGGCGGCGCTGCGCCACCTGGAGGCGCTGACCAGCGGGGTCTCCCGGTCTTCCTCGATCCAGCGGACGCTGCTGCCGGTGATGCTCCAGTGGTTCGCCGACTCGCCCGATCCCGACGCCGGCCTCTTCGGGTTCCGCCGGATCAGTGAGTCGCTGGGGGACAGTCCGTGGTACCTCAGCCACCTGCGCGACGAGGGGCAGGTCGCCTTCCGGCTGGCGCGGGTGCTGTCTACCTCGGCCTACGCCACCGACCTGCTCGAGCGCGAGCCGCAGGGGGTGCGGATGCTCGCCGGTGACCTGGTGCCCCTGACCGCGGAGACGCTGACCGCCGAGATGCTCGCCACCGCCGGCCGCCAGGGCAGCCCGGAGGATGCCGTCCGGGCCGTGCGGGCGATCCGGCGCCGGGAGCTGCTGCGGATCGCCGTGGGCGACCTGCTCGGTGAGATCGACGTCGCCGACGTGGGCCGCGCCCTGGGCCGGCTCACCGACGCCACGTTGGAGGCGACGCTGGCGGTGGCCGCGCGCCAGGGTTGCGAGCAGCGCGAGCTGAGCGAGCCCCCCGCCCGGATGGCCGTCGTGGCCATGGGCCGGTACGGCGGCTTCGAGCTCTCCTACGGCAGCGACGCGGACGTGATGTTCGTCTACGAGCCCGTGCCGGGGGCCGACGGGCGGACGGCGGCGGTCTGGGCCCAGGGCGTCGCCAACGAGATCCGGCGGCTGCTGGCGCTGCCCGGTACCGACCCCGCGCTCGAGGTGGATGCGGGGCTACGCCCCGAGGGCCGGCAGGGCCCGCTGGTGCGGACGCTGGACTCCTACGCCGCCTACTACGCCAAGTGGTCGCAGGTCTGGGAGGCCCAGGCGCTGCTGCGGGCCGACGCGGTGGTGGGGGACCGGGACCTGCGCGACCGGTTCACCGCCCTGATCGACCCGCTGCGGTTCCCCGCCGACGGGCTGGGCGACGACGACGTGCTGGAGGTACGGCGGATCAAGGCCCGGGTCGATGCGGAGCGGCTGCCGCGTGGCGCCGACCCGCGGACCCACCTCAAGCTGGGCCGCGGCGGGCTCGCCGACATCGAGTGGACCGTCCAGCTCCTGCAGCTGCGGTACGCCGGGACGGAGCCGACGCTGCGGACCCCCGAGACCCTCAAGGCGCTCGAGGCGGCCCGCGACGCGGGCCTGCTCACCCCGGAGGACGCGGAGACGCTGCTCACCGCCTGGCGGCTGGTCAGCCGGGTGCGCAACGCCGCGACGCTGGTCCGGGGCCGGCCGGTGGACCAGATCCCGCAGGACGCGCGGGAGAAGGCGGCGCTGACCAGCGTCCTGGGCTACGAGCCGGGGGAGTCCGACCGGATGGTCAACGACTACCTGCGGGCCACCCGGCACGCCCACGCGGTGGTCGAGCGGGTCTTCTGGGACTGA